The Fusarium poae strain DAOMC 252244 chromosome 2, whole genome shotgun sequence nucleotide sequence AtactgtacatacatacactgCTGCTACTGTTCCTCTCAAAAAGCTTGCACCAAACTTGCACACCCCTCGTCTTCAAACAAAACCCACGCTACCCACAAAGGTCGATAAGCGCAGGATCCCACTGCCACTGCCCtgggttgagttgagttgagttgagttgggTTGGCCAGatcagaccagaccagaccaaaccaaaccaaaccaattTCTGCTTACTACAGTCTCTACTTCGCCGTGATCCGTTCGTTGGTTGGACTTCGGCATCATCCAGCTTTAGCCAACAACACCAAATCTGACGGCTTCTGATTGTTGAAAATTACTGTACTCGGCGCGCATACCTACATACAACACATACATAGATAGGTTTATTGCGTTCCCGACCGGCTGGTCCCACCTTGAGACCGCCAACCTTTTGCCTCCAGGCTGCGGAGGAGTGCATCCTATTCATCACTCCGTCATTCATTTTCCTCCCCTTGAGACCCTACTGTATAAAATTCTTTTCGGTCCCGCCCCTCTCCGTCATCACAGAGGCTTTCTTGCACAGGTGCAGACACGCACACCCCCCTCCCCCCTGCAAGGTCGCGAGTCGCTCTCAGCACGACGAGAGTCAGTGTATCGTGGGAGATACACTTTTCACACCCTGGTCTTTCTCAGGCTCCTAGACGCTAGACCCTCTTTGCCTCTGGGTTCTCGGCAGAGTCCACCGTACCAGGCCGATTTCAACATCGCACTATATTAGTGTGTCGCTCCCCAAGAACTACGGGCGACTTAGCCCGACCTCTCTCTGATCGAGGAAAAGTGAACTATCCTTGCCCTAGGCTCCATTCCCCCATCTCTATCTTCCCTCCCCAGCAAGATCCGCGCCCAAGGACTCGGCCTAGGTGCTCGCATCACACACTTAACCATAAACCAACCTTTGGTCTTGCAAACGGCGCTACTACTGCCGCCGCCAACAACATATACTGCCGCGCCGCCGCAAGTCTCTTTGCAAGCGCTCAGCCATTACCCTTCTTTCCCCTGTTACCGGCAAACACCAACTTGACGCGGGTCTGAGCTAAAACCTCGCCGGCCATTTCTTTATCATCAGCCCCGTGGAGCTGTAGCATGTCTTTGGTGCCAACACAGCAACCTCATACTTTTGTTGACAACCGCGCATCGCTGCACACTGCTTCCAACATCGCGAAACTTGGTTCCGAGGCGACTCTAGACACGCTCCTCCGCTCTCCCAACTCTATGGAACGAAGTGCTACCGAGTACTCGCAGTCAGGTTTGCCTTCGCCCTATCCAAGCAACTTCGGCGACACCAATTCTGAAGGTTCGAGGGCAGATCACGCATCTGCTGCGCAATATCCTGTCAAGCAGGAAGTCAACTACTCGACATCAGCTACTCCCACCTCCGAGTACGGCGTTTACCCTCAAACTGCCCGATCAGGATCTTTCCCAGAGCACGTCCAGCGTTCATACCATCCTGCAAGCAGCGCCAGCAGTGGAAGTATGGCGCAACAACAGAACAGTCCGTCAATGCCCCAGCAGGATGGGCGTAGCCATCAGACCCATCCGGTCAAATCTGACAACGATGTTCCTATAGATCCGTCCATCGCCGCCCCGAGCCCTACCTACGCGTCTTATGGGCAGCATTCTCCCTACGCGCCCAACCCAGACATGACACACAGCTACTCTCACCCTGGTGGAGGCATGTATGCGCAGCCTCGACCAGACTGGGCTGGTTATGGGCAGCACGGTGGTGCGCCTTTGACTCCTGGTCACCCAGTCTACGCTCAGAACCCAGCTTCAGCGGCCCCTCCCCAACGCCCCAACCAGGTATGTTAAAACTGCACAGGCATGTATGAGATGAGTTGAGCTTGAATGAGAACCTTGCGCGCAACATCCGTTGACCTTTTGGGACGCGTTGGTTCACCAGTTGCAAACTTGTTTTATGCGGGATCTGTCAATTGTTTCATACTCGACCGTGTCTAACCTCTTCTAGGTTTACTCTTTCGTGCCCATTCCAGGCGCGCAGCAGCACAAGCGACCTCGGCGACGATATGAAGAGATTGAGCGCATGTACAAGTGTGGCTGGAATGGTTGTGAAAAGGCCTACGGTACATTGAACCACTTGAATGCTCACGTTACCATGCAGTCTCACGGTCAGAAACGAACTCCCGAGGGTAAGTTGAAACGCGTATTTTGACCACAACGAACGTGCACTTACCTATGTATACAGAATTCAAGGAGATTCGAAAGGAGTGGAAGCAGcgaaagaaggaagaagaggccaATCGCAAGGCCGAAGAAGAGCGACAACGCCAGGCagcggctgctgctgctgctcaaaACGGAGGCCCCGACCCCCAGGGACCTGATGGCACTCCTACCTCATCCTATCCCGGCTCACGGCCTGTTCAGTTGCCTCCTATCGGCTACCAGCCTGCTCAGTACCCGCCTCCACCATCGGCGGTTCCTCAACAGCCACTTCCCGATTACAACAACAGTCACATGTACTCCAATTACCAGCCTCACTCGCCCTATGCGCAACCCAGCCAGGGCATTCCTTACCAATGTATGTCGCAAAGACAGAGGGTGGCTTAGTTGATGAACTAACCAGGCTTAGCAAACGCGCAACCCCCAAGCCACTAAGGCGGGTGGTCAAGCAAGGATCAAGGTTCTAGAGGAGGAAAGTCATCAAAAGTCAGGATGGAAAAGGAATACCCGCTGTACTATATTGGAACTGCCGCGGTGTCGTTGATTTTTGCATCAATACAGACTTGACGCTGGTCTGGGACGACGCGGTGGATTTTGGGATCATGGAACGTCGCCATGCGATTCCTTGATCCGGTAATTACCTCTCTATTTCGACAATGGCAGCCCCTTTGGTCGACACTGTACCTTCCGACGGGGTTTCGGCATATCCGTTCAGTCGCTGGACCGCTTTGCTTcttggttttggttttggAGTTTACGCATACACGCTCTTCGACAAGATGTGGGTTGGGGAGTTACCGATTTCTATTTATGAGCATCAGGTTGTCGGTCAAGGGACGGTCCTGGAGGTTCGGCGTGGCTTATCTGCATTTGAGACGACTTGTTATGTTTTGGAGGTATGGCCGCTTCTCAGCTGACACGGAAGTGCAGCGTTAGTGCCGGGTACCCGCGCTTTTCTATTCACATTTATTGCGCAGagatgaagttgaagattTTTTATTCATATGGCGGCTTGTGTCTGCTTGGCGTCGTTGACACGCCTGCGAGGAGGGTGGAACAAGGCTGATAGACGCATACGGATGGTACTTTATGATTATATGGCGGCTAGATTTTGTGATGTGTATGTGTATAATCGCACTTCAGAATCAGACTGGTTGAGcaaatttatttattcttgtGCAATTCTACAGCAAATTGACATATGGTGATAATATCATCAAGAGACATGACAAACACACTTACATGTCAACCAGACAACATGTGAGGCTTCGTTAGCACGATCTAGTGAACCAATCTGTCGGGTCAAAGTCAGCCCTATCTTTATAGAA carries:
- a CDS encoding hypothetical protein (BUSCO:40519at5125), encoding MSLVPTQQPHTFVDNRASLHTASNIAKLGSEATLDTLLRSPNSMERSATEYSQSGLPSPYPSNFGDTNSEGSRADHASAAQYPVKQEVNYSTSATPTSEYGVYPQTARSGSFPEHVQRSYHPASSASSGSMAQQQNSPSMPQQDGRSHQTHPVKSDNDVPIDPSIAAPSPTYASYGQHSPYAPNPDMTHSYSHPGGGMYAQPRPDWAGYGQHGGAPLTPGHPVYAQNPASAAPPQRPNQVYSFVPIPGAQQHKRPRRRYEEIERMYKCGWNGCEKAYGTLNHLNAHVTMQSHGQKRTPEEFKEIRKEWKQRKKEEEANRKAEEERQRQAAAAAAAQNGGPDPQGPDGTPTSSYPGSRPVQLPPIGYQPAQYPPPPSAVPQQPLPDYNNSHMYSNYQPHSPYAQPSQGIPYQSNAQPPSH